The Chryseolinea soli nucleotide sequence GCTGGCCGAAAGTGCTGCATCTGCAATTGCTGCATCACAACTACATGAGCAAACACAGAAATTGTTAATGGAGTCCCAGCAAAAAGCCGAAGAACTCAGAGCACAAGAAGAAGAAATGCGTCAGAATATGGAAGAACTACAGGCAACGCAAGAAGCCGAAGCAAGACGTATAAAAGAATTGGAACAAATTAACGTCCAATCGAATGAACAACAACAGTTGTTGGTCAACAATATGGAAAAATTAAGGATGCAGGAGAATGAGATACTTAGGCAACAGGCCGAAATAGAAAGAACAAGTCAATTGTGTGGATATTATGAGCAAGAAAATCATAAACTAACTTCGAAACTTGAGGCTTCGGGAAAGGAACTCATCTAGCTGTAGGAATTAAAATCAGCGCAATAAGATAAAGAAAATAGGTAGTAAATAAGCATAGCTATATCGTAAATGAAAACACATCCTTTTGTCGGATATCGAGAATTGTTTTTGTTAAAAACAAGAAACACTTTTGCCATACTCTTCCCTTTGGTCATATGTACCTGTGTAATGGAAAAAACTTTTGGTCAAGACCCGGGTTTGCCTGCAACCAATTTGGGACTCACAAATATGCTCGATGCAGTTCCTCCCGGACCCGGTTTATTTTATATGAATCACATGCAGGTTTATAAAACTACATCCATGAGAGATGCACGTGGTAGCACACTACTTACGGATTTAAAAGTAAACTCACTCTTAGTGATGCACCAACTTGCTTTTATTTCCAAAACAAAAGTATTGGGAGGTAACCTTGGTTTTACTGCTTTGTTACCGATAGTGAAAATCTCTGCTACTAATTCTACGGGCAGTGTACCATCAGTAAATCCTGGAGTCTTTGGAGATTTTATTATGGGACCAGTCATTCAATGGTTCGATAAAAAACTTCTCAACAAGGCCTTGTTTCACCGTGCCGAAATTGATTTTGTTTTTCCGACAGGTTCCTATAGCTCTAATGATGCCATCAATCCATCTGCGCATTTATTTACTATTTCCGCTCATTATACGTTTACCTATTTTCTTACAAAAAAATTCAGTGTAAGCGCCAGAAATCATATTAATTATAATACTAAAATTCTCGATTCAGAAATACGACCAGGCATATTTGCTAGTATGAATTATTCCATTGAGCATACCATCTATAAAGCCTTGCGTGCCGAAATTGCTGGTTATTATTTAAAACAACTTACGCAAGATTCGTTTAAAGGTGATAGCCGATATTATCAGACCACCTATGGAATAACAGATACACGCGAGCAAGTTTTTGCTTATGGCCTAGGGTTGAATTACATAACTCCCACGGGGCTCTTTATGGAGGCAAAAGTATTTTTTGAAACAGCGGCTAAAAATCGTTCGGAAGGCACAAGACCAACCTTGCGCTTGGTTTATAAATTCTAAATAAGTGCTTTAGAGTTGTTGAAAATAATTTTAACAATCCAATTTAACTTTTAAATTATGGAAACAGTGGAGCTTATAAAATGAACGAGGAAAGAAATAACTCACTTAACACTCAGCAGATAACGTAACTTACTATTGCAAAGATGGGACGAAATAACTTCTTCAAAAAGGTGTGAAAGTAGGTAATTTCTGACACTGCCTAATAAAGTGTGTAAAGGGTAACGACTAAGTAACTTCGTAAAGGGACTAAATTTTGCACCTTCCCTCGAAGATAGTTAAAAACTGATTTACAATCAGGGGCCAGTTTCCGTAAATCCGTGGGACTTAAAAGTGCGCAGTGGCAGCATGAAATTTATGACGGGTAGTAAGATGTCCGTTAAAGAATGAATTAAGAGATTGAATGATTTGCTTATAGCTATCATAGTACTTCTCCGTCTTGCCAAACAATTTCGTTATACGTCGGAGGTAACTCATCGGCTATCGTTAGCAATTCAATATTTAAGGTTTCCAGGTATTCCGTAACGTGGTCGAGGGCACGAATTTTGCGCCGCAATAGGGTTGATTCTAGGATGTCAAACGAGTAAGTTTTTTTGTCGATTTGTTCATTGACTCTCAGATCCCGCTGCATCTTCGTTTCTTCAAATTGCCCAATAATTTGAAAATTTGGAAGGAACTTTGTGAATGTAAAATAGTATGAAGCAACCATTCATCTGGCATATTCACCAGTTAAAAAAATGTAAATTCGGCGGGGCAACTGGCGGGGCAACGCAACTCACGACTCGAGTTGCGGAGTTGTTAAATAGTTGATAGCCTGTGTGTTATAAATTGAAAAAAGAGGTAATCAGAAGATTTTGAGTCGTGCGCGTCTACCAATTCCGCCACTTTGGCTTGCTCCATTTTTCCAAATAACCTCGAAATTTGCTCAATTTCGTCATTTTTGAACCTTATGGATTTGCTTTCGCAATTCAGCACGTCATGCTGAGGGCAAGCGAGGGGCAAATTTAGAAGAAACTTTTAAATATCGCATGGTCCAGGCCAAATGCCGCTAAATTTTTTGTTGGGTCAAAAGGCAGGGCAAGGTGACGCTAGTCCAGCGAGATCAGATGCCGTTATCCGGCAGTGACGCCACCATCGATGGCCAATGCAGCCCCGGTGATGAAGGTGGATTGATCGCCCGCGAGGAATGTGATCAAGGGAATAATATCTTCCGGAGTCGCTATTTTTCCCAACGGCATGGCGGCCGCGATTTTTTCATACATCCCCGGCGTTCGGTTCACCCCCTGCAGCCATTGTTCGGTAGCCATCGCGCTAACGACAAGCGCATTTACCCGGATTTGGTTGCGTGCTTGTTCCAGGGCAGCCGCTTTTGTCAGACCGATCACCCCGTGCTTTGCAGCAACATAGGCAGCAATTCCTTGAGCAACACCTTTCACTCCTGCCGTGCTGGCGGTGTTGATAATGCTGCCCCCGTTTTTTTTCATGGCCTGGATCTCATACTTCAACGCATGGAATGTTCCGGTCAGATTGAGCGTGACGGTATTCATGAATTGTTCGCTGCTCATCGCTTCGAGCGGCCCGAAGGAGAGATTGGCGCCGGCGTTGTTGAAAGCAACATCCAGTTGGCCATGCAAGCGGATCGTTTCGGATACCAGGTGTTCAACTTGTTTTTCGTGGGTTACATCGGCCTGCACAAAAGTGGCCTCGCCACCCTTTGACCGGATCTGCGATTCAATGCTGCTTCCTTCCTTCGTGCGCCTTCCACAGAACACGACCTTGGCTTCCAACGCTGCAAAAGCTTTAACAGCGGACGCGCCCAATCCGGAGGTGCCGCCGGTGATCAATACTACTTTATTTTTCATGGTTGAATTATTTTTCCTTTGAGTGAATCGATTCAGGTTTGTTTTTCGCCAGCGTGAATCCGGTGCTGATCATCCAGATGTAGGCACCGAACCGGACCACGGGCAGCAGGTAGCCTGCCTGCTCAATCACCAGGCTCAGCGTTGAAAGTTCCGCGATGCCGGCCAGGATCAACCCCAGCCAGGCCACCCACTTCGGTGTATACCCGCCCAAAAGACAGGGCACGGAGATTCCCGCTAACAGCAGACCTAACGCCGTGATATGAGCTACGCCGCCGGTTGCAAATCCGAAAAGTTGCAGCGCATGCATGACCGGCAGATCGTTGGCTACTCCGGGTTGCGACAGCAACCAACTGCAAAGACTCGAGAAGGTGATGAGCAAAGAGGCCGCAATGCCGCCGAACTGGGCAATATTCACCCCAGTGGCCGTCACCCCCAGAAATCTGAGCCTGCTGGTCACGGCGGCGGTAAAGAGTCCAAGCGGTATGGCGGCGCCAAACTGGAAGAGCGCATTGAACCGGATGGCATCCGGGAACTGCCGGAAGATTTGTTGTGCCTGCTCCGGCGATGCGAAGGGCCTTGGAAATCCTGATCCCTGCGATAAAATGCCAAAGAGGATCAGGCTGACAATAAACAGGCAGACGTAGATAATGGCGATGATGCCAGGGTGCGGCCCGCGATGCTTTTCATAGGGAGACCGCGTGAGGTGGGTTGCTTCATACATAAAATATAGTTTTAGAATGACGAAATGATATGGTTTTAAAAAGGGCACTTTTTAGGAAAGACGCAGGGTGCTGTATTTTATTTTACATATAAATGTAGTTTGTATTGCAAACTAAAAAACCTTAATAAAAGCACCGGAGTGCTGGTGTGGAAATTTTACACGTTATAAGTGCAGATACTTCTTAATGTCCTCTACATATTTTTCAAACGCTTTTCTTCCTTTGGAAGTCAGTTTGCAAATCGTGTGTGGGTAGTTTCCTTTAAACGTTTTGGTTACTTCGATATAGGCGGCTTCGTGCAGTTTTTTGATTTGGTGGCTCAGGTTGCCCTGGGTCGTGTTGGTTATTTCCATGAGATAGGCAAAATCCGCCTGTTTCGTTTTGATCAGTGCCGACACAATGGCCAGGCGCACGGGAGTATTTAAAACAGGGTCCAGTTCATTGTACATGCAGGATGCCCGTTTATACTTTAGAATGTTTCAATAAATATCCCGGGATCAAATAGCCGGTAACCACGGCGATGCCTTGCAAAAGGGGTTTATAAAGATCCGGAGTAAATACACTGGCTACGGCGAAAAGCAAAAATAGAACACCACCGACCACAAGTGGTCTGAAACGCAGTACCAAACCGGAAACCATCGTGCCGATGCCGCCGATCAGCAGCGTATAGGTAAAGGGCGGCTGGGTGATGATCACATTCATGACAACCACCGTGATAAAACTGATGCCCAACACCAGCCACATTTTTTTTAGATAGTATCCCATATAGGTTTCTGTCTGATGACCCTCGCGGGCATAATGCCGAACGGATAGAATGATGCCGATCAGCACCAATACAGGGAAAGGAAGAAAGAACCATCGGAACGATGTGTAGGCCTGCAGTATAAAAAATGAAATGCTGGCAATCGCGATCAGCCATCCCCACAAGAGAAATAGAAAGCCATGCGCTTTGATATTTTCCTTCGTTTTGGCGATCGCCTCCGTGATGATGTGCAGGCTCTGCACGGGGTCTAGTTTGTTCTCTGCGGTTTCCATAGCGCTGCGTTTATAAACAAATGTAAATCTAGTTTGTGGTGCAAACCAAATTAAAAACCCCTCATTTTGTTGAGGCTGTGAATTTCAGCCCTCGTGTGAATCAAAATCCGGGCCCGTCAGAAAGGGTAGTAATTTTTGCCGGTTTTTCTTTGCGAAGGTGGTAATTGAATGAGAACCAGAATGTTGTAAGCAATAAAAATATTGTTAACCCGCGGCTCCTTACGCATGAAGATTATCTTTAATTTCATCCCGAACAAGCCCGTAGCCAATACGGAGTTTAATGAAAGTTAAAACATCGGTTCTTCGGAACACCCCGCATCGAGCCCTTCATCCCATCTTTTACGGCCAGTATTCAATTTCACAATCTCCGTCTATAGTTATCCCCTTCATTTAATCTTAAAAAAGTAAAACACGTATGGAAATTCCAATTTTCAGTTATTGGTGGGTCCTCCTGGTAGTGATCTGCATCCTTCTTTACAAGTACATTCTGCGTTTCCTGTTCGGCATGGTCATCGTGCCGGAAGACCGGATCGGGTTGGTGACAAAAAAATTCGTGCTCTTTGGTGAATTTCGCGAACTGCCTGACGGCCGCATCGTGGCGACGCGCGGTGAAGCCGGCTTTCAGGCCAAGACGCTGGCGCCGGGTTTGTATTTTGGAAAATGGTTCTGGCAATATGAAGTGAACATGCAGCCTTTTGTGATCATCCCCGA carries:
- a CDS encoding SphA family protein — translated: MKTHPFVGYRELFLLKTRNTFAILFPLVICTCVMEKTFGQDPGLPATNLGLTNMLDAVPPGPGLFYMNHMQVYKTTSMRDARGSTLLTDLKVNSLLVMHQLAFISKTKVLGGNLGFTALLPIVKISATNSTGSVPSVNPGVFGDFIMGPVIQWFDKKLLNKALFHRAEIDFVFPTGSYSSNDAINPSAHLFTISAHYTFTYFLTKKFSVSARNHINYNTKILDSEIRPGIFASMNYSIEHTIYKALRAEIAGYYLKQLTQDSFKGDSRYYQTTYGITDTREQVFAYGLGLNYITPTGLFMEAKVFFETAAKNRSEGTRPTLRLVYKF
- a CDS encoding SDR family NAD(P)-dependent oxidoreductase; protein product: MKNKVVLITGGTSGLGASAVKAFAALEAKVVFCGRRTKEGSSIESQIRSKGGEATFVQADVTHEKQVEHLVSETIRLHGQLDVAFNNAGANLSFGPLEAMSSEQFMNTVTLNLTGTFHALKYEIQAMKKNGGSIINTASTAGVKGVAQGIAAYVAAKHGVIGLTKAAALEQARNQIRVNALVVSAMATEQWLQGVNRTPGMYEKIAAAMPLGKIATPEDIIPLITFLAGDQSTFITGAALAIDGGVTAG
- a CDS encoding winged helix-turn-helix domain-containing protein, with the protein product MYNELDPVLNTPVRLAIVSALIKTKQADFAYLMEITNTTQGNLSHQIKKLHEAAYIEVTKTFKGNYPHTICKLTSKGRKAFEKYVEDIKKYLHL